In a single window of the Pseudomonas oryzihabitans genome:
- the dapC gene encoding succinyldiaminopimelate transaminase → MNPTLDLLQPYPFEKLRALLATVTPPASISPIPLSIGEPKHPAPAFVAEALTANLAQLAVYPTTLGIADLREAIADWAGQRFAVPAGWLDPARHVLPVTGTREALFSFTQAVVDRSKRGLVLSPNPFYQIYEGAALLAGAEPHYLPCLADNGFNPDFDSVPDEVWQRCQLLFLCSPGNPTGALLPLETLKKLIELADRHDFVIAADECYSELYFDEASPPPGLLTACAELGRSDFARCVVFHSLSKRSNLPGMRSGFVAGDATILKRFLLYRTYHGCAMPVQVQKASAVAWRDEVHVRENRALYRQKFAAVLDILQGSLDVSLPDGGFYLWAKTPGDDEAFARDLFAREHVTVVPGSYLSREVEGTNPGAGRVRMALVAPLAECVEAAERIRRFCKG, encoded by the coding sequence ATGAATCCCACCCTCGACCTGCTGCAGCCCTATCCGTTCGAGAAACTGCGTGCCCTGCTGGCCACCGTCACCCCGCCGGCTTCGATCAGCCCCATCCCGCTGTCGATCGGCGAGCCCAAGCACCCGGCACCCGCCTTCGTCGCCGAGGCGCTGACCGCGAATCTGGCTCAACTGGCGGTCTATCCCACCACACTGGGAATCGCCGACCTGCGTGAGGCCATCGCCGACTGGGCCGGCCAGCGCTTCGCCGTCCCCGCGGGCTGGCTGGATCCGGCTCGTCACGTGCTGCCAGTCACTGGTACCCGGGAAGCCCTGTTCTCCTTTACCCAGGCAGTGGTGGATCGCAGCAAGCGCGGTCTGGTGCTGAGCCCCAATCCCTTCTATCAGATCTACGAAGGGGCGGCCCTGCTGGCCGGCGCCGAGCCGCATTATCTGCCCTGCCTGGCGGACAACGGCTTCAACCCCGATTTCGACAGCGTTCCGGATGAGGTCTGGCAGCGGTGCCAGCTGCTCTTCCTCTGCTCCCCGGGTAATCCCACGGGCGCCCTGCTACCCCTGGAAACGCTGAAGAAGCTCATCGAACTCGCCGACCGCCACGACTTCGTGATCGCCGCCGACGAATGCTACAGCGAACTCTACTTCGATGAAGCCAGCCCGCCGCCCGGCCTGCTGACCGCCTGCGCCGAACTGGGTCGCAGCGACTTCGCCCGTTGCGTGGTCTTCCACAGCCTCTCCAAGCGCTCCAACCTGCCGGGCATGAGATCCGGCTTCGTCGCCGGCGATGCCACCATCCTCAAGCGCTTCCTGCTCTATCGCACCTATCATGGCTGCGCCATGCCGGTGCAGGTGCAGAAGGCTAGTGCCGTAGCCTGGCGCGACGAAGTCCATGTCCGCGAGAACCGCGCGCTCTACCGGCAGAAATTCGCCGCCGTACTGGACATTCTGCAGGGCAGTCTGGACGTCTCCCTGCCGGACGGCGGCTTCTATCTCTGGGCCAAGACGCCCGGCGATGACGAAGCCTTCGCCCGCGACCTCTTCGCTCGTGAGCACGTGACGGTCGTACCGGGCTCCTACCTCTCGCGCGAGGTGGAGGGTACCAACCCAGGTGCCGGACGGGTACGCATGGCGCTGGTCGCCCCCCTGGCCGAGTGTGTGGAAGCAGCGGAGCGCATCCGCCGCTTCTGCAAGGGCTAG
- a CDS encoding [protein-PII] uridylyltransferase: MPQVDSELFDAGQFQAELSLKASPLAAFKKFIRAANATLDARFLAGRSVRRLVEDRAWFIDQLLTAAWNRFSWPSDGIALLAVGGYGRGELHPHSDIDLLILLAEEEQERFRASIEGFLTLLWDVGLAVGQSVRSLRECTTEALADLTVITNLMESRTLAGPEHLRQAMLAATGVEHLWPGRAFYLAKRAEQSARHAKYNDTEYNLEPNVKGSPGGLRDIQTLLWIARRQFGTLNLQALVGQGFLTESECGLLTSAQEYLWKVRYALHMLAGRAEDRLLFDHQRRIANLLGYEDNDAKLAVERFMQKYYRVVMDVSQLSDVVMQHFEEVNLRDEQVPAAVTPLNNRFQIRNGYLEVVHPQVFLRTPFALMELFVLLAQNPAIKGPSAGTIRLLRDSRHLIDDAFRQDIRNTSLFIELLKSESGIHRNLRRMNRYGLLGLYLPEFGQIVGQMQHDLFHIYTVDAHTLNLIKHLRKMSYDVLAEKYPLATRVIHKLPKPELIYVAGLYHDIAKGRGGDHSELGAEDVEAFGRRHQLPEWDTRLVSWLVRNHLVMSTTAQRKDLSDPQVIHDFALTVGDHTHLDYLYVLTVADITATNPSLWNSWRATLLRQLYTETKRALRRGLENPVNREEQIRSTQQSALDTLMRRGIDADDAEQLWSQLGDTYFLRHTALDVAWHTEAILGHGDTAEPLVLIRETTQRDSEGGTQIFIYAADQHDFFAVTVAVMDQLNLNIQDARIITSSSQFTLDTYIVLDTDGGSIGNNPARIAQIRAGLIEALKHPEEYPSIINRRVTRQLKHFAFSPQVNIYTDTTRSASLIELTAPDRPGLLARVGRIFLDFDLSVLNAKIATLGERVEDVFYVTDADGRPLSDPSLCAALQQALIKQLGERDSQTPLSRISI, from the coding sequence ATGCCCCAGGTCGATTCGGAGTTGTTCGACGCCGGCCAGTTCCAGGCTGAGCTTTCGCTGAAAGCCAGCCCTCTCGCGGCCTTCAAGAAATTCATCCGGGCCGCGAACGCCACCCTGGATGCCCGTTTCCTGGCCGGACGCAGCGTGCGTCGCCTGGTCGAGGATCGCGCCTGGTTCATCGATCAGTTGCTCACGGCGGCCTGGAATCGCTTCAGTTGGCCGTCTGACGGCATCGCCCTGCTCGCCGTAGGCGGCTATGGCCGCGGCGAACTGCATCCACACTCGGATATCGACCTGCTCATCCTGCTCGCCGAAGAAGAGCAGGAGCGCTTCCGCGCATCCATCGAAGGCTTCCTGACCCTGCTATGGGACGTGGGCCTGGCCGTGGGGCAAAGCGTCCGGTCCCTGCGCGAATGCACCACCGAGGCCCTGGCCGACCTGACGGTGATCACCAACCTGATGGAAAGCCGCACCCTCGCCGGCCCCGAGCACCTGCGCCAGGCGATGCTGGCGGCGACAGGCGTCGAGCATCTCTGGCCCGGACGCGCCTTCTACCTGGCCAAGCGTGCCGAACAGAGCGCGCGGCACGCGAAGTACAACGACACCGAATACAACCTGGAACCCAATGTGAAGGGTTCACCGGGTGGTCTGCGCGATATCCAGACACTGCTGTGGATCGCCCGGCGCCAGTTCGGCACCCTCAATCTGCAGGCGCTGGTAGGCCAGGGCTTTCTGACCGAAAGCGAATGCGGCCTGCTGACCTCGGCACAGGAGTACCTGTGGAAGGTCCGCTATGCCCTGCACATGCTCGCCGGTCGCGCCGAGGACCGCCTGCTGTTCGACCACCAGCGGCGCATCGCCAACCTGCTCGGTTACGAGGATAACGACGCCAAGCTCGCGGTAGAACGCTTCATGCAGAAGTACTACCGGGTGGTGATGGACGTCTCCCAGCTCAGCGACGTGGTGATGCAGCACTTCGAGGAAGTGAATCTGCGCGACGAGCAGGTGCCTGCCGCGGTCACCCCGCTCAACAACAGGTTCCAGATCCGTAACGGCTATCTCGAGGTGGTGCATCCCCAGGTCTTCCTGCGCACCCCCTTCGCCCTGATGGAGCTGTTCGTCCTGCTGGCGCAGAACCCTGCGATCAAGGGACCGAGCGCCGGTACCATCCGCCTGCTTCGCGACAGCCGTCACCTGATCGATGACGCCTTCCGCCAGGACATTCGGAATACCAGCCTGTTCATCGAGCTGCTCAAGAGCGAATCCGGCATCCACCGCAATCTACGGCGCATGAATCGTTATGGCCTGCTGGGGCTCTACCTGCCCGAATTCGGCCAGATCGTCGGGCAGATGCAGCACGACCTCTTCCACATCTATACGGTCGACGCCCACACCCTCAATCTCATCAAGCATCTGCGCAAGATGAGCTACGACGTCCTCGCCGAGAAGTATCCGCTGGCGACGCGGGTGATCCACAAGCTGCCCAAGCCGGAGCTGATCTATGTCGCCGGCCTCTACCACGACATCGCCAAGGGTCGTGGTGGCGATCATTCGGAGCTGGGCGCGGAAGACGTGGAAGCTTTCGGTCGCCGCCACCAGCTGCCGGAGTGGGACACCCGTCTGGTCAGCTGGCTGGTACGCAACCACCTGGTGATGTCCACCACCGCCCAGCGCAAGGATCTCTCCGATCCCCAGGTCATCCACGACTTCGCCCTGACCGTTGGCGATCATACCCACCTGGACTATCTGTATGTCCTGACCGTGGCCGACATCACCGCGACCAATCCGTCGCTATGGAACTCCTGGCGCGCCACCCTGCTCCGCCAGCTATACACCGAGACCAAGCGTGCCCTGCGTCGGGGCCTGGAGAATCCGGTCAACCGCGAGGAGCAGATCCGCAGTACCCAGCAATCAGCATTAGATACCCTGATGCGCCGCGGCATCGATGCCGATGACGCCGAGCAGCTCTGGTCGCAGCTGGGTGATACCTACTTCCTGCGCCACACCGCACTGGACGTCGCCTGGCACACCGAGGCCATCCTCGGCCATGGCGATACCGCCGAGCCTTTGGTGCTGATCCGCGAGACCACCCAGCGTGACTCCGAGGGCGGCACCCAGATCTTCATCTATGCCGCGGACCAGCACGACTTCTTCGCGGTTACCGTGGCGGTGATGGACCAGCTCAACCTGAACATTCAGGACGCACGCATCATCACCTCCAGCAGCCAGTTCACCCTGGACACCTACATCGTGCTGGATACCGATGGCGGCTCGATTGGCAACAATCCCGCGCGTATCGCCCAGATCCGCGCCGGCCTGATCGAGGCGCTCAAGCATCCGGAAGAATACCCGAGCATCATCAATCGGCGCGTGACCCGCCAGCTCAAGCATTTCGCCTTTTCGCCCCAGGTGAACATCTATACCGACACCACGCGTTCGGCGAGCCTCATCGAACTGACGGCGCCCGACCGACCCGGTCTGCTGGCGCGGGTGGGACGGATCTTCCTCGATTTCGACCTGTCCGTGCTCAACGCCAAGATCGCCACCCTCGGCGAACGCGTGGAAGACGTCTTCTACGTGACCGACGCCGACGGTCGCCCACTGTCGGATCCCAGCCTCTGCGCCGCGCTGCAGCAAGCCCTGATCAAGCAGCTGGGCGAGCGGGACAGCCAGACGCCACTCAGTCGCATCAGCATCTAG
- the map gene encoding type I methionyl aminopeptidase, producing the protein MTVILKTPEDIAKMRIAGQLAAEVLEMLDEHVRPGITTEELDRLAHDYIVNVQQAIPAPLNYKGYPKSICTSLNHVVCHGIPNDKPLKSGDIMNVDITVIKDGYHGDTSKMYLVGDVPEWAGRLCQVTQECLYKGIELVRPGTRLGDIGEVIQKYAEKNGFSVVREYCGHGIGKGFHEEPQVVHYGRAGTGLELQAGMIFTIEPMINQGRYETRLLGDGWTAITKDRKLSAQWEHTVLVTEEGYEILTLRKDETFPRVSA; encoded by the coding sequence ATGACCGTCATCCTCAAGACCCCTGAAGACATCGCCAAGATGCGCATCGCCGGCCAATTGGCCGCCGAGGTGCTCGAAATGCTGGACGAACACGTGCGTCCCGGCATCACTACCGAAGAACTGGATCGACTGGCCCACGACTATATCGTCAACGTGCAGCAGGCCATTCCTGCCCCGCTGAACTACAAGGGCTACCCCAAATCCATCTGCACCTCGCTGAACCACGTGGTCTGCCATGGCATTCCCAATGACAAGCCACTCAAGAGCGGCGACATCATGAACGTGGACATCACCGTGATCAAAGATGGCTATCACGGGGATACCAGCAAGATGTACCTGGTAGGTGACGTTCCCGAGTGGGCCGGCCGCCTCTGCCAGGTCACCCAGGAGTGCCTCTACAAGGGCATCGAGCTCGTCCGTCCCGGCACGCGTCTGGGGGACATCGGCGAGGTCATCCAGAAATATGCCGAGAAAAACGGCTTCTCGGTGGTCCGCGAATACTGCGGCCATGGCATCGGCAAGGGTTTCCACGAGGAGCCGCAGGTGGTGCATTACGGCCGCGCCGGCACTGGCCTCGAGCTGCAGGCCGGGATGATCTTCACCATCGAGCCGATGATCAACCAGGGCCGCTACGAGACCCGCCTGCTGGGCGATGGCTGGACCGCCATCACCAAGGACCGCAAGCTGTCCGCGCAGTGGGAACACACGGTGCTGGTCACCGAAGAGGGTTACGAGATCCTGACCCTGAGAAAGGACGAAACCTTTCCCCGCGTTTCTGCGTGA
- the rpsB gene encoding 30S ribosomal protein S2 produces the protein MSQVSMRDMLKAGVHFGHQTRYWNPKMGKYIFGARNKIHIINLEKTLPMFNEALTFVERLASGKNKILFVGTKRSAGKIVREEAARCGQPFVDHRWLGGMLTNYKTIRASIKRLRDLEIQSQDGTFDKLTKKEALMRTRDLEKLERSLGGIKEMGGLPDALFVVDVDHERIAITEANKLGIPVIGVVDTNSSPEGVDYVIPGNDDAFRAVQLYLSSVADAVIRGGNNGGAGEQFVEEAAAEAVEG, from the coding sequence ATGTCTCAAGTCTCCATGCGTGACATGCTGAAAGCCGGCGTGCATTTCGGCCACCAAACCCGTTACTGGAACCCGAAGATGGGCAAGTACATCTTCGGTGCGCGCAACAAGATCCACATCATCAACCTCGAAAAAACCCTGCCGATGTTCAACGAGGCCCTGACCTTCGTTGAGCGCCTGGCTTCCGGCAAGAACAAGATCCTGTTCGTCGGCACCAAGCGTTCCGCCGGCAAGATCGTTCGCGAAGAAGCCGCTCGTTGCGGTCAGCCCTTCGTCGATCACCGCTGGTTGGGCGGCATGCTGACCAACTACAAGACCATCCGTGCCTCGATCAAGCGTCTGCGCGATCTGGAAATCCAGTCCCAGGACGGTACTTTCGACAAGCTGACCAAGAAAGAAGCCCTGATGCGTACCCGTGACCTCGAGAAGCTCGAGCGCAGCCTGGGTGGTATCAAGGAGATGGGCGGCCTGCCGGACGCACTGTTCGTGGTCGACGTCGACCACGAGCGCATCGCCATCACCGAAGCCAACAAGCTGGGCATCCCGGTCATCGGCGTAGTCGATACCAACAGCAGCCCGGAAGGCGTTGACTACGTCATCCCCGGTAACGACGACGCCTTCCGCGCCGTTCAGCTGTACCTGAGCAGCGTTGCCGATGCCGTGATCCGTGGTGGTAACAACGGTGGTGCGGGCGAGCAATTCGTCGAAGAAGCCGCTGCCGAAGCCGTCGAGGGCTGA
- the tsf gene encoding translation elongation factor Ts, with the protein MAEITAALVKELRERTGQGMMDCKKALAAAGGDIEKAIDDMRAAGAIKAAKKAGNVAAEGSIAVKVADDHKAAVIIEVNSQTDFLALQDDFKGFVAASLDKAFAEKMSDAAPLIAAQEAAREALVAKCGENVNIRRLTRVEGDVVGAYLHGHRIGVVVTLQGGTAELAKEIAMHVAASNPQFLNPSQVSEEAVAKEKEIFLALNADKIAGKPENIVENMVKGRINKFLAEASLVEQPFIKDPEVKVGELAKKAGAEIVSFVRYEVGEGIEKAEVDFAAEVAAQLAASKQ; encoded by the coding sequence ATGGCAGAAATCACTGCAGCCCTGGTCAAAGAACTGCGCGAGCGCACCGGCCAAGGCATGATGGATTGCAAGAAGGCCCTGGCCGCTGCCGGTGGCGACATCGAGAAAGCCATCGACGACATGCGTGCCGCTGGCGCCATCAAGGCTGCCAAGAAGGCCGGTAACGTGGCTGCCGAAGGCTCCATCGCGGTCAAGGTCGCTGATGACCACAAGGCTGCCGTCATCATCGAAGTCAACTCCCAGACCGATTTCCTGGCTCTGCAGGACGACTTCAAGGGCTTCGTCGCCGCCAGCCTGGACAAGGCCTTTGCCGAGAAGATGAGCGATGCCGCTCCGCTGATCGCCGCTCAGGAAGCTGCTCGTGAGGCGCTGGTCGCCAAGTGTGGCGAGAACGTCAACATCCGTCGCCTGACCCGTGTCGAAGGCGATGTCGTTGGCGCCTACCTGCACGGTCACCGCATCGGTGTGGTCGTTACCCTGCAGGGTGGCACCGCCGAACTGGCCAAGGAAATCGCCATGCACGTCGCGGCGAGCAACCCCCAGTTCCTGAATCCCTCCCAGGTTTCCGAAGAAGCTGTCGCCAAGGAAAAGGAAATTTTCCTGGCGCTGAACGCCGACAAGATCGCTGGCAAGCCGGAAAACATCGTGGAGAACATGGTCAAGGGTCGTATCAACAAGTTCCTGGCCGAAGCCAGCCTGGTTGAGCAGCCCTTCATCAAGGATCCGGAAGTCAAGGTCGGTGAGCTGGCCAAGAAAGCCGGCGCCGAGATCGTCTCCTTCGTGCGCTACGAAGTGGGCGAAGGCATCGAGAAGGCCGAAGTCGACTTCGCTGCCGAAGTGGCTGCCCAGCTGGCTGCCAGCAAGCAGTAA
- the pyrH gene encoding UMP kinase: protein MAQQMSGRQPRYKRILLKLSGEALMGSEDFGIDPKVLDRMSLEIGQLVGIGVQVGLVIGGGNLFRGAALSAVGMDRVTGDHMGMLATVMNALAMRDALERSNIPATVMSAISMVGVTDQYDRRKALRQLKGGEVVIFSAGTGNPFFTTDSAACLRAIEVEADLVLKATKVDGVYTADPFKDPNAEKFERLTYDEVLDRKLGVMDLTAICLCRDHNMPLRVFNMNKPGALLNIVVGGGEGTLIEEGAA, encoded by the coding sequence ATGGCACAGCAGATGAGTGGTCGCCAACCCCGTTACAAGCGTATTCTGCTGAAGCTCAGTGGCGAAGCCCTGATGGGAAGTGAAGACTTCGGGATCGATCCGAAGGTGCTGGATCGCATGTCGCTGGAAATCGGCCAGCTGGTGGGCATTGGTGTTCAGGTCGGTCTGGTGATCGGCGGTGGCAACCTGTTCCGCGGTGCGGCGCTGTCCGCCGTGGGCATGGACCGGGTGACCGGCGACCACATGGGCATGCTGGCTACCGTGATGAACGCCCTGGCCATGCGCGACGCCCTGGAGCGCTCCAACATTCCCGCCACGGTGATGTCCGCCATCTCCATGGTCGGCGTGACTGACCAGTACGATCGCCGCAAGGCATTGCGTCAGTTGAAGGGTGGCGAAGTGGTCATCTTCTCCGCCGGTACCGGCAATCCGTTCTTCACCACCGATTCCGCCGCCTGCCTGCGTGCGATCGAGGTGGAAGCCGATCTGGTGCTCAAGGCCACCAAGGTGGATGGTGTATACACGGCTGATCCCTTCAAGGATCCCAATGCCGAAAAATTCGAGCGCTTGACCTACGACGAGGTGCTCGACCGCAAGCTGGGTGTCATGGATCTCACGGCTATCTGTCTCTGCCGTGATCACAACATGCCCCTGCGGGTTTTCAACATGAACAAGCCCGGCGCCCTGCTCAACATCGTGGTGGGTGGTGGCGAGGGTACCCTGATCGAGGAGGGAGCAGCATGA
- the frr gene encoding ribosome recycling factor, protein MIDEIKKDAQARMTKTLEALGHAFAKIRTGRAHPSILDSVMVSYYGSDTPLRQVANVNVEDSRTLALNVFDKSMIQAVEKAIMTSDLGLNPATAGTTIRVPMPALTEETRKGFTKQARAEAEQARVSVRNIRRDALAQLKDLLKEKEISEDEDRRAQDEVQKLTDKFVAEVDKALEAKEADLMAV, encoded by the coding sequence ATGATTGACGAGATCAAGAAGGATGCGCAGGCGCGCATGACCAAGACCCTGGAAGCCCTGGGCCACGCCTTTGCCAAGATCCGTACCGGGCGTGCTCACCCGAGCATCCTGGACAGCGTCATGGTGTCTTACTACGGCAGCGATACCCCGCTGCGTCAGGTCGCCAACGTCAACGTCGAGGATTCGCGGACCCTGGCCTTGAACGTGTTCGACAAGAGCATGATCCAGGCCGTGGAAAAGGCCATCATGACCTCGGACCTGGGCCTCAATCCGGCCACTGCGGGCACCACCATTCGCGTGCCGATGCCGGCGCTAACCGAAGAGACGCGCAAGGGCTTCACCAAGCAGGCGCGTGCCGAAGCCGAACAGGCACGGGTCTCCGTGCGCAACATCCGTCGCGATGCCCTGGCTCAGCTCAAGGACCTGCTCAAGGAAAAAGAAATCAGTGAAGACGAGGATCGTCGTGCTCAGGATGAAGTCCAGAAGCTGACTGATAAATTCGTCGCCGAGGTGGACAAGGCTCTGGAGGCCAAGGAAGCCGACTTGATGGCTGTTTGA
- the uppS gene encoding polyprenyl diphosphate synthase gives MGMSKPGKVVPRHVAIIMDGNNRWARRRLLPGVAGHKAGVDAVRAVIEVCGDAGVEVLTLFAFSSENWRRPADEVGALMELFLSALRREAKKLHQNGIRLRIVGDRSLFHPELQAAMAEVEALTAHHTRFVLQIAANYGGQWDITQAAQQLALQVQQGTLQPAAITPELLQGCLATADLPLPDLCIRTGGERRVSNFLLWQIAYAELYFSDLFWPDFKHEAMHAALADFATRQRRFGRTCEQVEAELRA, from the coding sequence ATGGGCATGAGCAAGCCAGGCAAGGTGGTGCCACGTCACGTGGCGATCATCATGGATGGGAACAATCGCTGGGCGCGCCGTCGGTTGCTGCCGGGGGTCGCCGGTCACAAAGCCGGAGTGGACGCTGTTCGGGCGGTGATCGAGGTCTGCGGCGATGCGGGCGTCGAGGTGCTGACGCTGTTCGCCTTTTCCAGCGAGAACTGGCGGCGTCCGGCCGACGAGGTTGGCGCCCTGATGGAGCTTTTCCTTTCCGCCCTGCGGCGGGAAGCCAAGAAGCTGCATCAGAACGGCATTCGGCTGCGCATCGTTGGCGATCGCTCGCTGTTCCATCCGGAACTGCAGGCTGCCATGGCGGAAGTCGAGGCGCTCACCGCCCATCACACCCGATTCGTGCTGCAGATCGCGGCCAATTATGGCGGGCAATGGGATATCACCCAGGCTGCCCAGCAACTGGCGCTGCAGGTTCAGCAGGGCACTCTACAGCCCGCGGCCATCACGCCGGAACTGTTGCAGGGTTGCCTGGCGACCGCCGATCTACCTTTGCCCGACCTCTGCATCCGTACTGGCGGAGAACGGCGGGTGAGCAACTTCCTGCTCTGGCAGATCGCCTATGCCGAGCTGTATTTCTCCGACCTGTTCTGGCCGGACTTCAAGCACGAGGCCATGCACGCCGCCCTGGCCGACTTTGCCACTCGCCAACGGCGGTTCGGCAGGACCTGCGAACAGGTGGAAGCGGAGCTACGCGCCTAA
- a CDS encoding phosphatidate cytidylyltransferase, with protein sequence MLKQRVITAMVLLPIALAGFFWLEGAAFALFIGAVVVLGAWEWARLAGLEAQPLRCAYAAVVALALLLCWWMPAGAHGLLFISLAWWLYATVLVLTYPDSARAWQASWRRLLIGLVVLVPAWQGLMLLKAAPGGNLLILEVMMLVWLADIFAYFSGRAFGKRKLAPAVSPGKSWEGLYGGLAAALVATLVLGLVRGWGFGDLLQALLGAACVVLISVVGDLTESMFKRQAGLKDSSQLLPGHGGVLDRIDSLTAAVPLFALLLWWAGWGVQ encoded by the coding sequence ATGCTGAAGCAGCGAGTTATCACGGCGATGGTGCTCCTGCCCATCGCGCTGGCCGGATTCTTCTGGCTGGAAGGAGCAGCCTTCGCTCTGTTCATCGGTGCGGTCGTTGTCCTGGGTGCCTGGGAATGGGCGCGCTTGGCGGGGCTGGAGGCTCAGCCGCTGCGTTGCGCCTATGCCGCCGTGGTCGCCCTGGCCTTGCTGCTTTGCTGGTGGATGCCTGCCGGCGCGCACGGCCTGCTGTTCATCAGTCTCGCCTGGTGGCTGTACGCGACCGTGTTGGTACTGACCTATCCCGATAGCGCTCGGGCCTGGCAGGCTTCCTGGCGACGTCTGCTGATCGGGCTGGTAGTGCTGGTGCCGGCCTGGCAAGGACTGATGCTGCTCAAGGCAGCGCCGGGCGGCAATCTGCTGATTCTCGAAGTGATGATGCTGGTGTGGCTCGCCGACATCTTCGCCTATTTTTCCGGACGGGCCTTTGGCAAGCGCAAGCTGGCGCCAGCCGTAAGTCCGGGCAAGAGCTGGGAAGGGCTCTATGGTGGCTTGGCCGCCGCGCTGGTGGCCACTCTGGTGCTGGGCTTGGTCCGCGGCTGGGGTTTTGGTGACCTGCTGCAGGCGCTCCTTGGCGCCGCCTGCGTGGTGCTGATCTCCGTGGTGGGCGACCTCACCGAAAGCATGTTCAAGCGTCAGGCCGGACTCAAGGATAGTAGTCAGCTGCTGCCAGGGCACGGCGGCGTGCTGGATCGTATCGACAGCCTTACCGCCGCCGTCCCGCTGTTCGCCTTGCTGCTCTGGTGGGCTGGCTGGGGTGTCCAGTGA
- the ispC gene encoding 1-deoxy-D-xylulose-5-phosphate reductoisomerase produces the protein MNVQRLCVLGATGSIGASTLDVVAQHPDRYQILALSGHRRLNELAELCRRFQPVYAAVPDQASADRLAGLLQGAQALPEILVGEAGLEFIAAHPEVDTVMAAIVGAAGLKPTLAAVKAGKRVLLANKEALVMSGALFIEAVQASGATLLPIDSEHNAIFQCLADPATPGLARKGVRRILLTASGGPFRETPAEELIGVTPDQACAHPKWSMGRKISVDSATLMNKGLELIEACWLFEAIPDQVEVVIHPQSVIHSLVDYVDGSVLAQLGNPDMRTPIAHALAWPERIGSGVAPLDLFDIGRLEFERPDEARFPCLRLAREAAQAGGCMPATLNAANEVAVEAFLAGQLGFTEIPQLIESVLKGVEPCPAADLEAVFAADNTARQLAQEWLSRR, from the coding sequence GTGAACGTCCAGCGGCTCTGCGTCCTGGGTGCCACGGGATCCATCGGCGCCAGCACCTTGGATGTCGTGGCGCAGCATCCTGACCGTTATCAGATCCTTGCCCTCAGCGGCCATCGCCGTCTGAACGAGCTGGCCGAGCTCTGCCGTCGCTTCCAGCCGGTCTACGCCGCCGTGCCGGACCAGGCCTCCGCCGACCGGCTGGCCGGTCTGCTGCAGGGCGCCCAGGCGCTCCCTGAGATCTTGGTAGGGGAGGCGGGTCTGGAGTTCATCGCTGCCCATCCCGAGGTCGATACCGTCATGGCGGCGATTGTCGGGGCGGCGGGACTCAAGCCGACATTGGCCGCGGTCAAGGCCGGCAAGCGCGTGCTGCTCGCCAACAAGGAAGCCCTGGTCATGAGTGGCGCCCTCTTCATTGAAGCGGTGCAGGCCAGCGGCGCGACCCTGTTGCCCATCGACAGCGAGCACAATGCGATTTTCCAGTGCCTGGCCGATCCGGCGACGCCGGGGTTGGCCCGCAAGGGCGTGCGCCGAATCTTGCTCACGGCCTCAGGCGGCCCGTTCCGTGAGACACCGGCCGAAGAGTTGATCGGAGTGACACCGGATCAGGCCTGCGCTCACCCCAAGTGGTCGATGGGGCGCAAGATTTCGGTGGATTCGGCCACCCTGATGAACAAGGGGCTGGAGTTGATCGAAGCCTGCTGGCTGTTCGAGGCGATACCGGATCAGGTCGAGGTGGTCATCCACCCCCAGAGCGTCATCCACTCTCTGGTGGACTATGTAGACGGTTCGGTGCTGGCTCAGCTCGGCAACCCCGACATGCGCACTCCCATCGCCCATGCCCTGGCATGGCCGGAGCGTATCGGTTCCGGGGTGGCGCCCCTGGACCTGTTCGACATCGGCCGGCTTGAATTCGAGCGGCCCGATGAAGCGCGCTTTCCCTGTCTGCGCTTGGCGCGCGAAGCCGCTCAGGCGGGCGGTTGCATGCCGGCGACGCTCAATGCCGCCAACGAGGTCGCCGTCGAGGCCTTTCTCGCGGGTCAACTCGGTTTTACCGAGATCCCGCAACTGATCGAGTCGGTGCTCAAGGGGGTCGAGCCCTGTCCGGCCGCCGATCTGGAAGCGGTCTTCGCGGCCGACAATACCGCTCGGCAGCTGGCCCAGGAGTGGTTGTCGAGGCGCTGA